One genomic window of Entelurus aequoreus isolate RoL-2023_Sb linkage group LG07, RoL_Eaeq_v1.1, whole genome shotgun sequence includes the following:
- the LOC133653582 gene encoding rho GTPase-activating protein 4-like, with the protein MASHVRLRKDKVGVVDYDTQIKEVRCQLVDQLKVLDLQLEQKSQQLQDLADYLRRRGEIESEYSRSLEKLAERFTNRIKRKEPGTHSVAQVWLALLSHTRQESKDHNGLSESCSSFLVQPLTHCLEYTQRLAKKSKEVCTQLQDGLLKVTTELQTAWRTYYQYHADYVCAEGKLKDAEKQEEKQKQNAKKLERLIEKRQGKVQDIYLKCSKARNDYLLNIAAANTSMNKYYLQDLSTLIDCTDVGYHLSLGRVMQAYLSSRRQFQQNLSSGLQKLQGSVSGLDQGQDRDTLLQDHHNTFCMPLRFTYQPHDGDQVSEISAENEMRCELETRFKQIQTRLRAVTEETQEVNKSMSAAQSSLLETIGDVDLEQSSSTSQEENTESQSVRPNVARRRANQQEIENLYFTRVKEFLVGSSLVSKLQAKHDLLKVAVEKEEVSNSHQPRHNGKSTRVRKIPSGGNLLHNQKLFNGDMLSFTQASGQQIPAVVESCIRFININGLHHEGIFRVSGSQTEVNNLRDAFERGEDPLAEHKYDLDSVAGVLKLYFRNLKNPLFPIDSISQLLEYAQTKNETERADKLKTVISSYPEPVIIVMRYLFAFLHHVSQYSDENMMQPYNLAVCFGPSLVQGANDEDVVTLQPQINALVKSFIVQHESIFPSQSEVKGPVYEKCMTQEQDDCDTIAEEGEGEAELSHETEAGQLVNRSNSATGPKRTEGSKSSKGGLGEHRRSASGPAAGVSIPSGAKIVLHIPTGPQGRPRRIHSPGYARREQLHSSPEDAVQVDKEVCRQMNSVFKELVSKHTLQETSTSSSSTDTASSPSGQAAQKKCGREGH; encoded by the exons ATGGCTTCCCATGTAAGGCTCAGGAAGGACAAGGTTGGCGTGGTGGACTACGACACTCAAATTAAAG AGGTGCGGTGTCAGCTTGTCGACCAACTGAAAGTGCTGGACTTGCAGCTGGAGCAGAAGAGCCAGCAGCTGCAAGATCTAGCAGACTACCTGCGGCGGCGGGGCGAGATTGAAAGCGAGTATTCCCGGTCTTTAGAAAAACTGGCTGAAAGGTTCACCAACAGGATTAAGAG GAAGGAGCCCGGCACTCACTCTGTGGCTCAGGTCTGGTTGGCTTTACTGTCCCACACTCGCCAAGAGAGTAAGGACCACAACGGGCTCAGTGAGAGCTGCAGCAGCTTTCTCGTCCAACCCCTCACACACTGCCTGGAGTACACCCAGCGACTTGCCAAGAAG AGCAAAGAGGTCTGCACTCAGCTTCAAGACGGACTGCTCAAGGTTACCACAGAGCTTCAGACC GCATGGCGGACATACTACCAGTACCACGCTGACTACGTGTGTGCAGAGGGGAAGTTGAAGGACGCTGAGAAACAGGAGGAAAAGCAGAAGCAGAACGCCAAAAAACTGGAAAGGCTGATTGAGAAG AGGCAAGGAAAAGTCCAGGATATTTACCTGAAGTGCAGCAAGGCTAGgaatgattacctgctaaacatTGCTGCAGCCAACACTTCCATGAACAAGTACTACCTCCAAGACCTCTCTACTCTCATTGAT TGTACAGATGTCGGCTACCACCTGTCTCTGGGCAGAGTAATGCAAGCCTATCTGTCCAGTCGGCGCCAGTTCCAGCAGAACCTGAGCTCAGGCCTGCAGAAGCTGCAGGGCTCGGTGTCAGGATTGGACCAGGGTCAGGACAGAGACACTCTGCTGCAGGATCACCACAACACCTTTTGTATGCCCCTTCGCTTCACCTACCAGCCGCACGATGGCGACCAG GTTTCTGAGATTAGCGCAGAGAATGAGATGAGGTGTGAGCTGGAGACAAGGTTCAAACAGATCCAAACCAGGCTGAGAGCCGTCACAGAGGAAACCCAGGAG GTTAATAAGAGCATGTCAGCAGCCCAGTCCTCCCTGCTGGAGACAATCGGTGACGTAGATTTGGAGCAGAGCAGCAGCACATCGCAGGAGGAGAACACTGAGAGCCAGTCAGTTCGTCCCAATGTGGCCCGCCGCAGGGCCaaccagcaggaaatagaaaatctCTACTTTACT AGAGTAAAAGAGTTCCTTGTTGGAAGCTCTTTGGTATCCAAGCTGCAAGCCAAACATGACCTGCTTAAAGTGGCTGTGGAGAAAG AGGAAGTCTCAAATAGTCATCAACCGAG ACACAACGGGAAGTCCACGCGTGTTCGTAAAATTCCCTCCGGTGGGAATTTGTTACACAACCAAAAACTTTTCAACGGTGACATGTTGTCTTTCACACAG GCATCAGGTCAGCAGATTCCAGCTGTTGTGGAAAGTTGCATTCGTTTCATCAACATTAATG GTCTTCACCATGAAGGCATATTTAGGGTGTCAGGCTCTCAGACGGAGGTCAACAACTTGAGGGATGCATTTGAgcgag GAGAGGACCCTCTGGCTGAGCACAAATACGACTTGGACTCTGTTGCTGGAGTGCTCAAGCTGTATTTTAGGAATTTGAAGAACCCTCTTTTCCCAATAGACAGCATCAGTCAGCTACTGGAGTACGCAC AGACAAAAAACGAGACGGAGAGAGCCGACAAACTAAAAACGGTCATCTCTTCCTATCCTGAGCCGGTCATCATTGTCATGAGATACCTCTTTGCTTTTCTTCACCA CGTGTCTCAATACAGCGATGAGAACATGATGCAGCCGTACAACCTCGCCGTCTGTTTTGGCCCCAGTCTGGTCCAAGGGGCCAACGACGAGGACGTGGTCACCCTGCAACCTCAGATCAACGCCCTGGTAAAGAGCTTTATCGTTCAACACGAGAGCATCTTCCCTAGTCAGAGCGAGGTCAAAGGTCCCGTGTATGAGAAGTGCATGACGCAGGAGCAAGATGACTG TGATACCATAGCTGAGGAAGGGGAAGGGGAGGCAGAGTTGTCTCATG AAACGGAAGCGGGACAGTTGGTAAATCGCAGCAACTCGGCCACAGGACCGAAAAGGACAGAGGGTTCCAAATCCAGTAAGGGCGGCCTTGGCGAACACCGCAGGTCAGCATCAGGACCAGCAGCAGGGGTTAGCATCCCTTCAGGTGCAAAGATAGTCCTCCACATACCCACTGGGCCTCAGGGGCGTCCGAGAAGGATCCACTCTCCTGGATATGCACGCAGAGA acAGTTGCACTCCTCCCCAGAAGATGCAGTTCAAGTAGACAAG GAGGTCTGTCGCCAGATGAACTCAGTCTTCAAAGAGCTTGTCTCCAAGCACACGCTGCAAGAGACTtctacctcctcctcctccacagaCACCGCCTCCTCTCCCTCTGGCCAGGCGGCTCAGAAGAAATGCGGTCGTGAAGGACACTAG
- the LOC133653581 gene encoding translocon-associated protein subunit delta-like produces MFRIAAFIFLLVVACSGESCTDPTITPSAYTTSDAVISAESVFIVELSLVCANGAQSVTLYADVSGRQFPVTRGQDVGKYQVSWSLPHKQASSGTYQVKFFDEESYSALRKAQRNNEDVNAIQPLFSVNVDHRGAWNGPWVSTEVVAALIGILVYYLAFSAKNTIQA; encoded by the exons ATGTTCCGGATAGCTGCCTTTATCTTCCTGTTGGTGGTTGCCTGCTCGG GCGAGAGCTGCACCGACCCGACTATCACCCCGTCGGCCTACACCACGTCGGACGCAGTTATCTCTGCAGAGTCTGTGTTCATCGTGGAGCTCAGCCTGGTCTGTGCCAACGGAGCTCAG AGTGTCACACTGTATGCCGATGTCAGTGGAAGACAGTTCCCTGTGACCAGAGGCCAAGATGTTGGCAAATACCAG GTCTCCTGGAGTCTTCCTCACAAACAGGCCAGCTCTGGCACTTACCAAGTCAAGTTCTTTGATGAGGAGTCCTACAGTGCCCTGCGCAAG GCGCAGAGAAACAATGAAGACGTTAACGCCATTCAACCGCTATTCTCAGTCAACGTTGACCACAGG GGGGCGTGGAACGGTCCATGGGTGTCCACAGAGGTGGTAGCAGCTCTTATCGGCATCCTGGTCTACTACTTGGCCTTTAGTGCCAAGAACACCATCCAAGCATAA